The following coding sequences are from one Dreissena polymorpha isolate Duluth1 chromosome 8, UMN_Dpol_1.0, whole genome shotgun sequence window:
- the LOC127841822 gene encoding toll-like receptor 3 codes for MPWSVKTLYIYGFNLNLSADIFPTNNTLEKLYICKTVFNKLTNDSFTALHHLEKLEIQQTAMTDKQHMQLFQALAYINVQKINLTLSEIGLTEDTLGNFTFIRTSVYKLNMDFNIISSLNLSLFAGIRNLTILEARNNRIENINGFEVMDNLLSFDVSNNSISERTFNFCNASNQTSLFPMLTYLALSRNRIGEIKDDTMGCLTTLVELKLDYNVLKELNVRSITNMVKLHTLNLRGNWLRDVIAADYIMSLEKIDMSRNEFSPFLPRMCNSSCTRNNIKELNLDYNPIRRMTDNYTACLTQLEKLSLHKTSILELNNNSFVHFSALQFLDLSQMTRGLQRIERAAFNSSTLKYLDLSRNYIQLYSDDMKYIFTFTPEIRNLTLSYNFNGEMNASGLCENFYPLANLEHLRIEHIGLQQFPLEIFNLSMRLISLNVDDNIIRDTGQFDAHVRYNTNISYLSAAKNKLAFLFNQIFPDDVMRSLKVLDIQDNEFSCDCYENSSWLREQITERDGKGFIGNIQLVGWPEHFKCHSPALEKAKGTLFRDFNWDLQKCEDPGRFKIIIAYSAMGSIIFVLVVLSTVGYWNRWYLQYFWHNIRKRSKAGTVPESDFFEQSEGQPLLPVKFDGYVLCDSKGLDKHAVTKVIDMFERELNYKLHYEHRDGSLGGSAIDMTFEAMDESKNIVVVVTENLMRDSYCRFLVEIACLSKKKGGKNRWDVVFILMSDINLRSVSKSWCVWFTRYTSADWTEETDSIQRKLLETKIYSVFGGPIPQNVLRRRHVHDQNENG; via the coding sequence ATGCCATGGTCTGTGAAAACGCTATATATTTACGGATTCAACTTAAATCTAAGCGCTGACATATTTCCAACAAATAACACACTTGAGAAATTGTACATTTGCAAAACAGTTTTTAACAAGTTAACAAATGACTCATTTACAGCGTTACATCATCTAGAGAAACTGGAGATTCAACAAACAGCGATGACTGACAAGCAGCACATGCAATTGTTCCAGGCTTTAGcttatataaatgttcaaaagATAAATCTTACATTGTCTGAAATAGGTCTTACGGAAGACACTCTGGGGAATTTTACCTTTATCAGAACCTCTGTATATAAGCTGAATATGGACTTTAATATAATTAGCTCGCTAAACCTGTCGTTGTTTGCTGGAATTCGTAATTTGACAATATTGGAAGCAAGGAATAATAGAATAGAAAATATAAACGGATTTGAAGTAATGGACAATTTATTATCCTTTGATGTTTCGAACAATTCAATCAGCGAACGTACGTTTAATTTCTGCAATGCAAGCAATCAAACGAGTCTCTTTCCGATGCTAACATATCTGGCATTGTCAAGAAACAGAATTGGAGAAATCAAAGATGATACAATGGGATGCTTGACAACACTAGTAGAGCTTAAACTGGACTACAACGTCTTAAAGGAGTTGAACGTTAGAAGCATTACCAATATGGTCAAACTTCACACGTTAAATCTGAGAGGTAACTGGTTACGTGATGTTATTGCTGCAGACTACATCATGTCTCTGGAAAAAATTGATATGAGTAGAAACGAGTTTAGTCCATTCTTGCCAAGGATGTGTAACAGTAGCTGCACAAGGAATAATATCAAGGAGTTGAATTTGGACTACAATCCGATCAGACGCATGACCGATAATTATACCGCATGTCTTACACAACTGGAAAAGTTATCATTGCACAAAACGTCTATACTTGAACTAAACAACAACTCGTTTGTACATTTCTCGGCTCTGCAATTTCTGGATTTGAGTCAGATGACAAGGGGTCTTCAGCGTATCGAAAGGGCTGCGTTTAATAGTTCAACTCTGAAGTACTTGGATCTAAGTAGGAACTACATCCAACTTTACTCAGATGATATGAAGTACATCTTCACGTTTACGCCTGAAATTAGAAATCTGACGTTATCGTACAATTTCAATGGCGAGATGAACGCGTCCGGTCTATGTGAAAATTTTTATCCGTTGGCAAACCTCGAACACTTGAGAATCGAACACATCGGTCTGCAACAGTTTCCATTGGAAATTTTCAACTTATCCATGAGGTTAATTAGTTTGAATGTAGACGATAACATTATCAGAGATACTGGTCAATTTGACGCTCACGTCCGATATAATACCAATATAAGTTATTTATCCGCTGCCAAAAACAAACTTGCATTTCTTTTCAACCAAATCTTTCCCGATGATGTGATGAGGTCGTTAAAAGTTTTGGATATTCAGGACAACGAATTCTCTTGCGACTGCTATGAAAATAGTTCCTGGTTAAGGGAACAAATCACAGAGAGAGACGGCAAGGGTTTCATTGGCAATATTCAACTGGTTGGATGGCCAGAGCACTTCAAGTGCCATTCGCCCGCATTAGAAAAAGCCAAAGGGACGCTATTCCGAGACTTTAACTGGGATCTACAGAAATGTGAGGACCCAGGtcgttttaaaattataattgcatATAGCGCAATGGGTAGTATAATATTTGTGCTAGTCGTGTTGTCTACTGTAGGCTACTGGAATAGGTGGTATCTGCAATACTTTTGGCATAATATTAGGAAACGGTCTAAAGCTGGCACGGTGCCAGAGAGTGACTTCTTTGAGCAGTCGGAAGGACAGCCACTTCTGCCCGTGAAATTTGACGGGTACGTACTGTGTGACTCGAAGGGACTAGACAAACATGCGGTTACCAAGGTGATCGACATGTTTGAAAGGGAGCTCAACTACAAGTTACATTACGAACACCGCGACGGGAGCCTAGGTGGATCGGCGATTGACATGACATTCGAAGCAATGGACGAATCGAAAAACATCGTGGTGGTGGTAACAGAGAATCTCATGCGAGACAGCTACTGTAGGTTCCTCGTAGAAATAGCGTGCCTCAGTAAAAAGAAAGGTGGTAAAAACAGGTGGGACGTGGTGTTTATTCTTATGTCAGACATAAATCTTAGGTCCGTCAGCAAGTCGTGGTGTGTGTGGTTTACGAGGTACACAAGCGCAGACTGGACCGAGGAAACGGACAGCATCCAGAGGAAACTCTTAGAGACAAAAATATATTCAGTGTTTGGGGGCCCTATACCACAGAACGTCTTAAGGCGCAGGCATGTTCACGACCAAAATGAGAACGGCTAA